The following are encoded together in the Hypnocyclicus thermotrophus genome:
- a CDS encoding uracil-xanthine permease family protein → MNKAKYLLGAQHVLAMFGATVLVPFLTGLNPAIALLTAGLGTLLFHLCTKKIVPVFLGSSFAFIGAISLVLKEDGLSVVKGGVISAGLVYVLMSLIISRFGVERVKSFFPAIVTGPIIMVIGLRLSPIAINMAGYSNGKFDLKSLIIALIVIITMIIISVMEKSFFRLVPILISVTVGYIVAMFLGLVDFSAVVNAKWIGFSAEATKDLLTLPKFTLSGILAIAPIALVVFIEHIGDITTNGAVVGKDFFKEPGVHRTMLGDGIATMVAGLLGGPANTTYGENTGVLAVTKVYDPAILRIAAVYAIALSFIGKFGAILQTIPVPVMGGVSVILFGMIASVGVRTLVDAKLDFAHSRNLIIAAVIFVFGIGINNIIIWKTVSISGLAIAALFGVVLNKILPENI, encoded by the coding sequence ATGAACAAAGCAAAGTATTTATTAGGAGCACAACATGTATTAGCAATGTTTGGAGCAACGGTTTTAGTACCATTCCTTACAGGATTAAATCCTGCAATAGCACTTCTTACTGCAGGATTAGGAACTTTATTATTTCATTTATGTACTAAAAAAATAGTACCAGTATTTTTAGGATCAAGTTTTGCATTTATTGGAGCAATTAGTTTAGTTTTAAAAGAAGATGGATTATCAGTAGTAAAGGGTGGTGTAATATCAGCAGGATTAGTATATGTTCTTATGTCATTAATAATATCAAGATTTGGAGTAGAAAGAGTAAAATCGTTTTTCCCAGCAATAGTAACAGGACCAATTATTATGGTTATTGGGCTTAGACTTAGTCCAATAGCAATAAATATGGCAGGATATTCAAATGGAAAATTTGATTTGAAAAGCTTAATAATAGCATTAATAGTTATAATTACAATGATAATAATATCTGTAATGGAAAAATCATTTTTTAGATTAGTACCAATATTAATATCAGTAACAGTTGGATATATTGTAGCAATGTTTTTAGGGCTTGTAGATTTTTCAGCAGTAGTAAATGCTAAATGGATAGGATTTTCAGCAGAAGCTACAAAAGACTTATTGACATTACCAAAATTTACTCTTAGTGGAATTTTGGCAATAGCACCAATAGCGTTAGTAGTATTTATAGAACATATAGGAGACATTACAACAAATGGTGCAGTTGTAGGTAAAGATTTTTTTAAAGAACCTGGAGTTCATAGAACAATGCTTGGCGATGGGATAGCAACAATGGTAGCAGGATTATTAGGTGGTCCAGCAAATACAACTTATGGTGAAAATACAGGAGTACTTGCAGTAACAAAAGTATACGATCCAGCAATACTTAGAATAGCAGCAGTTTATGCAATAGCACTTAGTTTTATAGGCAAATTTGGAGCAATATTACAAACTATACCTGTGCCTGTAATGGGAGGAGTATCAGTAATATTATTTGGAATGATAGCAAGTGTAGGAGTAAGAACTCTAGTAGATGCTAAACTCGATTTTGCACATAGTAGAAATTTAATAATAGCAGCAGTAATATTTGTATTTGGAATAGGAATAAACAATATTATAATATGGAAAACAGTGAGTATTTCAGGACTTGCAATAGCAGCACTCTTTGGAGTAGTTTTAAATAAAATATTACCCGAAAATATATAA